In Paenibacillus kyungheensis, the following are encoded in one genomic region:
- a CDS encoding penicillin-binding transpeptidase domain-containing protein has product MKTKHIIIYGLLSFLIASGLGLYVYMQSRFQEQPDTTVQKYINTLQTKNYDEMYNLMTPESLQQSGMTKEQFVQKYQAIFDGMNVSSIEVDAGLPAPVADNKQQYTLNYSAQMNTFLGNIDKKYQMKLVQQDSDHGKTWRIEWQPALILPEMAQGDKVKVQILHPERGEIVDKDGYPLATKGTIYEWGIVPGKLGADDASKAASLTAISEYYNVPEEQIQKALKQSWVKDDYFVPIATTTDPTIPTELNGVSMQTKEVRNYPLGTAAAHLIGYVRQATAEDLEKDTEGYYSAQDWIGKAGLEQSMEKQLRGTKGGRIEIVDKTGKSKSIIAEHKAVDGEKITLTISSSVQRELYTTMSGNQDAGSAVMMNPTNGKLLALVSTPAYDPNKMVTGLSQAEWDAYSNDPNLPFTNRFTNRYAPGSVFKAITAAAGLTEKVTTPDKVHTIQGLQWRKDNSWGGYYVARVKDVLHVNMNDALIYSDNIYFAQEALEMGKAKFIEGIQKFGFGSNFGLDALYLKPSQYANKDHSTLDSEVLLADTAYGQGEMLMSPIHLAASFTPFITEGKLISPILFEDQAQNKKTPANTNIITADVANTVKSALLQVVENSGGTAHALADLPYQVAAKTGTAELKLAKGESGQENGFVITFDSNASFVLAAVVEKVNGRGGSHYVVNKLHPFLQQYK; this is encoded by the coding sequence TTGAAAACGAAACATATTATTATTTATGGTCTGCTTTCGTTTCTTATTGCTAGTGGGCTTGGTCTGTATGTATATATGCAAAGTCGCTTTCAGGAACAGCCGGACACTACAGTACAGAAGTATATTAACACATTGCAAACCAAAAATTATGACGAAATGTACAACTTAATGACACCAGAATCGCTTCAACAATCCGGTATGACCAAAGAACAATTTGTGCAGAAATATCAAGCGATCTTTGACGGGATGAATGTTTCTTCGATCGAAGTGGATGCCGGATTACCTGCCCCTGTAGCAGATAACAAACAGCAATACACACTGAATTATTCAGCTCAAATGAATACCTTTCTCGGTAATATCGATAAAAAATATCAGATGAAGCTTGTACAGCAAGATAGCGATCATGGCAAAACATGGCGTATTGAGTGGCAACCTGCGCTGATTTTACCTGAAATGGCGCAAGGCGATAAAGTAAAAGTACAGATTCTACACCCAGAGCGTGGAGAAATAGTCGATAAAGACGGATATCCGTTAGCAACCAAAGGCACGATCTATGAATGGGGAATCGTACCCGGCAAATTAGGTGCTGATGATGCTTCCAAAGCAGCTTCTCTGACAGCAATCAGTGAGTATTACAATGTGCCTGAAGAACAGATTCAAAAAGCACTCAAGCAGTCATGGGTCAAAGACGATTATTTTGTTCCAATTGCTACAACTACTGATCCGACCATCCCGACCGAACTGAACGGTGTCTCAATGCAGACCAAAGAAGTTCGTAATTATCCTCTAGGTACAGCAGCAGCTCATCTTATCGGGTATGTGCGTCAGGCAACAGCAGAAGATTTGGAAAAAGATACCGAAGGATATTACAGTGCTCAAGATTGGATTGGTAAAGCAGGGCTTGAACAATCCATGGAAAAGCAATTGCGAGGAACCAAAGGTGGACGTATCGAAATAGTTGATAAAACAGGAAAAAGTAAATCCATTATTGCTGAACATAAAGCGGTCGATGGTGAAAAGATCACGTTAACGATCAGCTCATCGGTACAACGTGAACTGTATACTACTATGTCGGGTAATCAAGATGCAGGTTCGGCAGTAATGATGAATCCGACCAATGGCAAATTGCTCGCTCTGGTAAGCACTCCTGCTTATGATCCAAACAAAATGGTGACCGGATTATCGCAAGCAGAATGGGATGCTTATTCCAACGATCCTAATCTTCCCTTTACGAATCGATTTACTAACCGGTATGCTCCTGGCTCTGTATTCAAAGCGATTACAGCTGCCGCAGGCTTAACTGAAAAAGTAACAACACCAGACAAAGTCCATACGATTCAAGGTCTACAATGGCGTAAAGATAACAGTTGGGGCGGATATTATGTAGCTCGTGTCAAAGATGTGCTTCATGTGAATATGAATGATGCTTTGATATATTCAGATAATATTTACTTTGCTCAAGAAGCTCTTGAAATGGGTAAAGCCAAATTTATCGAAGGTATTCAGAAGTTTGGTTTTGGAAGTAATTTTGGATTAGATGCTCTTTATCTCAAACCCAGTCAGTATGCGAATAAAGACCATAGCACATTGGATTCAGAAGTGCTTCTAGCAGATACTGCTTATGGACAAGGAGAAATGTTGATGTCACCGATTCATTTGGCAGCTTCTTTTACTCCTTTTATTACAGAAGGCAAGTTGATCAGCCCTATTTTATTTGAAGATCAAGCACAGAATAAAAAAACACCTGCTAACACGAATATCATTACAGCAGATGTCGCTAATACTGTTAAAAGTGCATTATTACAAGTCGTTGAAAATTCAGGTGGTACTGCACATGCGCTCGCTGATCTTCCTTATCAGGTAGCAGCCAAAACAGGTACCGCAGAATTGAAGTTAGCCAAAGGTGAAAGTGGACAGGAGAATGGATTCGTGATCACTTTTGATTCCAATGCTTCCTTTGTACTTGCTGCAGTTGTCGAAAAAGTAAACGGTCGTGGTGGCAGTCACTATGTCGTTAACAAGCTTCATCCTTTTTTACAACAATATAAATAA
- a CDS encoding AbrB/MazE/SpoVT family DNA-binding domain-containing protein has product MRGTVKKWGNSQGVRLPKSILEETHIKENDEVEFYVVDGIIQIKAVKQPITLKERFASYTTEELKSSEWDTGSPQGKEVW; this is encoded by the coding sequence ATGAGGGGTACAGTCAAAAAGTGGGGAAACAGTCAAGGTGTACGATTGCCTAAGTCTATTCTAGAGGAAACACATATCAAAGAAAATGATGAAGTCGAGTTCTATGTTGTTGATGGTATTATTCAGATCAAAGCTGTAAAACAACCGATCACCTTAAAAGAACGATTTGCTTCATATACTACAGAAGAATTAAAAAGTAGTGAATGGGATACAGGAAGTCCTCAAGGCAAAGAAGTGTGGTAG
- a CDS encoding DUF6376 family protein, translated as MKKGLLLLILSISLLSGCSALDQVNQSVNYVSEATSYIDQASQFSSQLPELTQQAVVDKEARTQLVQELQQMQTQINQFSNVEAPGFAQDLHQKLIGYNETLGTEINGLIDQAQAGQITLEKVNNSQIFQTIDQINGLMNQFQQLGQ; from the coding sequence ATGAAAAAAGGATTATTATTGCTTATTTTAAGTATAAGTCTGTTGTCTGGATGTTCTGCACTAGATCAAGTGAATCAATCGGTAAATTATGTGAGTGAAGCTACTTCGTATATTGATCAAGCTTCTCAATTTTCCAGTCAATTGCCTGAGTTAACGCAACAAGCGGTTGTCGATAAAGAAGCACGCACCCAACTTGTACAAGAACTACAACAAATGCAGACGCAAATCAATCAATTTAGCAATGTAGAAGCACCCGGATTCGCCCAAGATTTGCATCAAAAGTTGATCGGTTATAACGAAACATTAGGTACAGAGATTAACGGGCTGATCGACCAGGCTCAAGCCGGACAGATTACACTGGAAAAAGTAAATAATTCGCAAATTTTTCAGACGATCGATCAGATCAATGGACTGATGAATCAGTTCCAACAGTTAGGTCAATAA
- a CDS encoding efflux RND transporter permease subunit codes for MINYIVKKRKITLLFFIVLIIVGVASGLQLPKQLMPDVVVKQAMVTTVYAGANPDLVEQTVTKVLEQKIKEVPNLKTVTSTSSAGISSIIIETQPDADAQTVWNDLRKKIQDVEADLPDDADKPIVNDNLTKSFVQSFALYGKSTQDIWALNDLMHTWEDQLRSVEGVTDVVIDGIPEQQVRIDADMNKLQQYGIAWESILQAIQSSNDRVPTGTIDNGKRSYELNVPLSYDVNKLKKIVVYRSDTKVPVYLEDVANVQMSHAKAEYLSYYNGVPSIAIKISSEVGSDVPTMYERVNAKMTELQKTLPANVKITSLFAQKDETDRIFHALTEETLIAIAVVVVICMLGLNMLTSLFVALAIPVSIAIAMILLPSMGITLNQMTVVGLIIVLGILVDDAVVVNDNIERRLSHGESPSEAAIKGTKEVAISILTATLATIAAFAPLLLLTGDIGEFIRPIPVIISLAMLASMVMSLTIIPIFREWYETRQLKKGKATRSDKPSGLLGKQIQGATNVYAHRVMPNILKRPVFVAILGLLFSTLAYVLVLFTPVELFPKSDNAELTISVKMPSGTSIEETNDTIEQMAAWVKKQPGVTKVSSSAGGTAAPLFSNITSVDSYGTNQGAVVLTGDKDKLNVATASTQWAAALKKDFPAVTTSVSMTELGIPVGKPVSIRISGNDLAEIRKLTDQVKSVVASTNGATNVTDTMGIESYSLDFVVNQAAMDQYQVTYKNLTQTLLMMGTGVKIGDFDTGKELIDMKIYMKDSNQLNAETLFRQANVTNEAGVQVPLSQIGEMKPSFSIKQINHYNLERVNTIEADVSGRTATEVMGDVQTKMASVSFPDGYKWETGGETSKQSDIFVDLGKLFIVVIMLIIILITMQFYSLWIPVIIMTTVYLAAAGGVLGLFITRTPIGFMSMMGVISLAGIVVRNGIVLIEFIEDARKEGNELKEAIILAASARFRPILLTSLAAIVALIPMATVGELLFRPLAIAIIFGLLFSTVLTLLVVPSLYMVLVRSQEKRKQRKLAKETKV; via the coding sequence ATGATTAATTATATCGTCAAAAAGCGCAAAATTACGTTGTTGTTCTTTATTGTACTTATTATTGTAGGGGTAGCCAGTGGACTTCAATTACCAAAGCAGTTAATGCCTGATGTAGTGGTCAAGCAAGCGATGGTGACAACAGTCTATGCAGGGGCTAATCCTGATCTGGTGGAGCAGACAGTTACCAAAGTCTTAGAACAAAAAATCAAAGAAGTACCTAATCTCAAAACCGTTACGTCTACATCAAGTGCAGGTATCTCTTCAATTATTATTGAGACGCAACCGGATGCTGATGCTCAGACAGTCTGGAATGATTTGCGCAAAAAAATTCAAGATGTAGAAGCTGATCTACCTGACGATGCAGATAAGCCAATCGTCAACGACAATTTAACCAAATCGTTTGTTCAATCGTTTGCTCTATATGGCAAATCTACGCAAGATATCTGGGCATTGAACGACTTAATGCATACATGGGAAGATCAATTGCGTTCGGTAGAAGGCGTTACCGATGTAGTGATTGATGGGATTCCTGAGCAACAAGTACGAATCGATGCCGATATGAATAAATTACAACAGTATGGCATTGCCTGGGAAAGTATTTTACAAGCGATCCAATCGTCTAATGATCGAGTGCCTACAGGAACGATTGATAATGGCAAACGAAGTTATGAATTGAATGTGCCGCTTAGTTATGATGTGAATAAACTCAAAAAAATCGTAGTGTATCGTTCAGATACCAAAGTTCCTGTATATCTAGAAGATGTAGCGAATGTACAAATGAGTCATGCCAAAGCTGAATATCTTTCTTATTATAATGGCGTGCCTTCGATAGCGATTAAAATTAGCAGTGAAGTCGGTTCCGACGTACCTACGATGTATGAACGTGTAAATGCCAAAATGACCGAACTGCAAAAAACATTACCTGCTAATGTCAAAATCACTTCGTTATTTGCACAAAAAGATGAAACAGATCGCATTTTCCATGCATTAACCGAAGAGACTTTGATTGCGATTGCTGTAGTTGTCGTGATCTGTATGCTGGGCTTGAATATGCTGACTTCATTATTTGTCGCACTGGCGATTCCAGTCTCGATAGCAATCGCTATGATTCTATTGCCTTCGATGGGGATTACGCTCAATCAGATGACAGTTGTCGGATTGATTATTGTACTCGGTATACTGGTGGATGATGCGGTAGTCGTCAATGATAATATTGAACGGCGATTAAGTCATGGAGAAAGTCCAAGTGAAGCTGCAATCAAAGGAACGAAAGAAGTCGCTATCTCGATTCTGACAGCTACGTTAGCAACGATTGCAGCATTTGCTCCATTGCTATTGTTAACAGGCGATATAGGAGAATTTATCCGTCCTATTCCTGTTATTATTTCTTTAGCGATGTTAGCATCCATGGTCATGTCGTTAACGATTATTCCTATTTTTCGTGAATGGTACGAGACCCGTCAATTGAAAAAGGGCAAAGCAACACGTAGTGACAAGCCTTCGGGATTACTGGGCAAACAGATTCAAGGAGCAACCAATGTCTATGCGCATCGCGTGATGCCAAATATTTTGAAACGTCCTGTATTTGTTGCTATTTTAGGGCTGTTATTTAGCACATTAGCATATGTATTGGTATTATTCACGCCTGTAGAATTGTTCCCCAAATCAGACAATGCAGAGCTGACGATCAGTGTGAAGATGCCTTCAGGAACATCGATCGAAGAAACGAACGATACTATAGAGCAAATGGCAGCATGGGTGAAAAAACAACCCGGTGTTACCAAAGTATCTTCTTCTGCTGGCGGAACCGCAGCACCTTTATTTTCAAATATTACAAGTGTAGATAGTTATGGAACGAATCAAGGAGCTGTTGTATTAACTGGGGATAAAGACAAGTTAAATGTCGCTACCGCTTCTACCCAATGGGCAGCAGCATTGAAAAAAGATTTCCCTGCGGTGACGACTTCAGTGAGTATGACAGAGCTTGGGATTCCAGTAGGTAAGCCTGTTTCTATTCGTATATCAGGTAATGACTTGGCTGAAATTCGCAAACTTACCGATCAGGTGAAAAGTGTAGTCGCGTCTACGAATGGAGCTACCAATGTCACCGATACGATGGGGATCGAAAGTTATTCGCTCGATTTTGTAGTTAATCAAGCGGCGATGGATCAATATCAAGTCACGTACAAAAACCTTACCCAAACGTTATTGATGATGGGTACAGGAGTCAAAATAGGCGACTTTGATACCGGTAAAGAATTAATAGATATGAAAATCTATATGAAAGATTCTAACCAACTCAATGCAGAGACACTATTCCGGCAAGCCAATGTAACCAATGAAGCCGGTGTACAGGTTCCCCTTTCACAGATCGGAGAGATGAAGCCATCCTTCTCGATCAAGCAAATCAATCATTATAATCTGGAACGAGTGAATACGATCGAAGCGGATGTATCCGGTCGTACCGCTACAGAAGTGATGGGCGATGTGCAAACTAAAATGGCAAGTGTATCGTTCCCGGATGGATACAAATGGGAAACAGGTGGAGAAACATCCAAACAAAGTGATATTTTCGTCGATCTCGGTAAATTATTTATCGTCGTTATTATGTTGATTATTATTCTAATTACGATGCAATTTTATTCGCTTTGGATTCCGGTAATCATTATGACGACTGTGTATCTAGCTGCGGCAGGTGGAGTACTAGGGTTATTTATTACTCGAACACCGATCGGATTTATGTCGATGATGGGTGTAATTTCATTAGCAGGGATTGTCGTACGGAACGGGATTGTGCTTATCGAATTTATCGAAGATGCGCGTAAAGAAGGCAACGAATTGAAAGAAGCCATTATTTTAGCTGCTTCGGCAAGATTCCGCCCGATTTTATTAACATCTCTGGCAGCGATTGTGGCTTTGATCCCAATGGCGACTGTTGGTGAACTATTGTTCCGACCGCTTGCGATCGCGATTATTTTCGGACTATTATTCTCGACTGTATTAACTCTGTTAGTCGTACCTTCGCTCTATATGGTACTTGTTCGCTCACAAGAGAAAAGAAAGCAACGCAAGTTAGCAAAAGAAACTAAAGTGTAA
- a CDS encoding DUF6953 family protein, whose amino-acid sequence MTDSITTEQRIAEWMVEQIKNQGTLKQEDAIAYVRAEYGEEYLFTSESGNVSLSKEIKKAFRKHHAGRVAWDRDGFFWAWT is encoded by the coding sequence ATGACAGATTCAATAACGACCGAGCAGCGTATCGCTGAATGGATGGTAGAGCAGATCAAAAATCAAGGTACACTCAAACAAGAAGATGCGATCGCTTATGTACGTGCAGAGTATGGAGAAGAGTATTTATTTACAAGTGAAAGTGGAAATGTCTCGTTATCCAAAGAGATCAAAAAAGCGTTCCGCAAACACCATGCAGGCCGCGTCGCATGGGATCGAGACGGTTTTTTCTGGGCATGGACATAA